The following coding sequences lie in one Chelmon rostratus isolate fCheRos1 chromosome 2, fCheRos1.pri, whole genome shotgun sequence genomic window:
- the khk gene encoding ketohexokinase isoform X4 yields MDEHKKKKILCVGLVCLDIINVVDKYPEEDTDNRCLSQRWQRGGNASNSCTVLSLLGASSAFMGSLSAGPVAENLPDVTAEDFSKADLHQFKWIHWEGRNAEEQVKMIQQVAMYNSTLPPQQRITVSVEIEKTREPLYQLIPYGDVVFVSKDVARHFGFLTAEAALKGLYSRVKKGAVLVCAWAEKGADALGPDGLVVHSDAFPPETLVDTLGAGDTFNAAVIYTLSNGGSLENALTFGCRVAGRKCGFHGYDSISEQFTDD; encoded by the exons ATGGATgaacacaaaaagaagaagattcTGTGTGTGGGTTTGGTGTGTCTTGATATCATCAACGTGGTGGACAAATACCCAGAAGAAGACACTGACAACAG GTGTTTGTCACAGCGCTGGCAGCGAGGAGGAAATGCTTCTAACTCCTGCACTGTGCTGTCGCTGCTCGGAGCGTCCAGCGCCTTCATGGGCTCGCTGTCTGCTGGACCTGTAGCCGA gaacCTTCCTGATGTTACAGCAGAGGATTTCTCCAAAGCTGACCTCCATCAGTTCAAGTGGATCCACTGGGAG GGCCGAAATGCTGAGGAACAGGTGAAGATGATCCAGCAGGTGGCGATGTATAACAGCACTTTACCACCTCAGCAGAGAATCACTGTCTCTGTGGAGATAGAGAAGACCAGAGAGCCGCTGTATCAGCTGATTCCTTACGGTGACGTG GTGTTTGTCAGTAAAGACGTCGCTCGTCACTTTGGTTTCCTGactgctgaagctgctctgaAAGGACTCTACAGTCGGGTCAAAAAGGG ggCTGTCCTGGTTTGTGCCTGGGCAGAAAAAGGAGCGGATGCTTTGGGTCCTGACGGTTTGGTCGTTCATTCAGATGCTTTTCCTCCTGAAACTCTGGTTGATACTCTTGGAGCTGGAGACACTTTCAACGCTGCTGTCATCTATACACTGTCCAATG GTGGCAGTCTGGAGAACGCTCTGACCTTCGGCTGCAGAGTTGCTGGTAGGAAGTGTGGTTTCCACGGTTACGACAGTATCAGTGAACAGTTCACGGACGACTGA
- the khk gene encoding ketohexokinase isoform X1 gives MDEHKKKKILCVGLVCLDIINVVDKYPEEDTDNRCLSQRWQRGGNASNSCTVLSLLGASSAFMGSLSAGPVADFILEDFQKLDIDVSLVSEHAQCVLPTSVVISNVSTGSRTILHMNSFIMADFLQRGVDVSAVVWQIEGQTPCACCVVCPSSGSRTVVLSDTNLPDVTAEDFSKADLHQFKWIHWEGRNAEEQVKMIQQVAMYNSTLPPQQRITVSVEIEKTREPLYQLIPYGDVVFVSKDVARHFGFLTAEAALKGLYSRVKKGAVLVCAWAEKGADALGPDGLVVHSDAFPPETLVDTLGAGDTFNAAVIYTLSNGGSLENALTFGCRVAGRKCGFHGYDSISEQFTDD, from the exons ATGGATgaacacaaaaagaagaagattcTGTGTGTGGGTTTGGTGTGTCTTGATATCATCAACGTGGTGGACAAATACCCAGAAGAAGACACTGACAACAG GTGTTTGTCACAGCGCTGGCAGCGAGGAGGAAATGCTTCTAACTCCTGCACTGTGCTGTCGCTGCTCGGAGCGTCCAGCGCCTTCATGGGCTCGCTGTCTGCTGGACCTGTAGCCGA TTTCATTTTGGAAGATTTTCAGAAGCTCGACATTGATGTGTCTCTGGTGTCTGAGCACGCTCAGTGTGTCCTTCCCACCTCTGTGGTCATCAGTAACGTCAGCACAGGAAGCCGCACCATCCTGCATAtgaacag tttcATCATGGCTGACTTTTTGCAGCGGGGGGTTGATGTGTCAGCAGTTGTTTGGCAGATAGAAGGTCAAACTCCATGTGCGTGTTGTGTGGTTTGTCCTTCCAGCGGTTCTCGAACCGTCGTTCTCTCCGACAC gaacCTTCCTGATGTTACAGCAGAGGATTTCTCCAAAGCTGACCTCCATCAGTTCAAGTGGATCCACTGGGAG GGCCGAAATGCTGAGGAACAGGTGAAGATGATCCAGCAGGTGGCGATGTATAACAGCACTTTACCACCTCAGCAGAGAATCACTGTCTCTGTGGAGATAGAGAAGACCAGAGAGCCGCTGTATCAGCTGATTCCTTACGGTGACGTG GTGTTTGTCAGTAAAGACGTCGCTCGTCACTTTGGTTTCCTGactgctgaagctgctctgaAAGGACTCTACAGTCGGGTCAAAAAGGG ggCTGTCCTGGTTTGTGCCTGGGCAGAAAAAGGAGCGGATGCTTTGGGTCCTGACGGTTTGGTCGTTCATTCAGATGCTTTTCCTCCTGAAACTCTGGTTGATACTCTTGGAGCTGGAGACACTTTCAACGCTGCTGTCATCTATACACTGTCCAATG GTGGCAGTCTGGAGAACGCTCTGACCTTCGGCTGCAGAGTTGCTGGTAGGAAGTGTGGTTTCCACGGTTACGACAGTATCAGTGAACAGTTCACGGACGACTGA
- the khk gene encoding ketohexokinase isoform X2, which translates to MDEHKKKKILCVGLVCLDIINVVDKYPEEDTDNRCLSQRWQRGGNASNSCTVLSLLGASSAFMGSLSAGPVADFILEDFQKLDIDVSLVSEHAQCVLPTSVVISNVSTGSRTILHMNRNLPDVTAEDFSKADLHQFKWIHWEGRNAEEQVKMIQQVAMYNSTLPPQQRITVSVEIEKTREPLYQLIPYGDVVFVSKDVARHFGFLTAEAALKGLYSRVKKGAVLVCAWAEKGADALGPDGLVVHSDAFPPETLVDTLGAGDTFNAAVIYTLSNGGSLENALTFGCRVAGRKCGFHGYDSISEQFTDD; encoded by the exons ATGGATgaacacaaaaagaagaagattcTGTGTGTGGGTTTGGTGTGTCTTGATATCATCAACGTGGTGGACAAATACCCAGAAGAAGACACTGACAACAG GTGTTTGTCACAGCGCTGGCAGCGAGGAGGAAATGCTTCTAACTCCTGCACTGTGCTGTCGCTGCTCGGAGCGTCCAGCGCCTTCATGGGCTCGCTGTCTGCTGGACCTGTAGCCGA TTTCATTTTGGAAGATTTTCAGAAGCTCGACATTGATGTGTCTCTGGTGTCTGAGCACGCTCAGTGTGTCCTTCCCACCTCTGTGGTCATCAGTAACGTCAGCACAGGAAGCCGCACCATCCTGCATAtgaacag gaacCTTCCTGATGTTACAGCAGAGGATTTCTCCAAAGCTGACCTCCATCAGTTCAAGTGGATCCACTGGGAG GGCCGAAATGCTGAGGAACAGGTGAAGATGATCCAGCAGGTGGCGATGTATAACAGCACTTTACCACCTCAGCAGAGAATCACTGTCTCTGTGGAGATAGAGAAGACCAGAGAGCCGCTGTATCAGCTGATTCCTTACGGTGACGTG GTGTTTGTCAGTAAAGACGTCGCTCGTCACTTTGGTTTCCTGactgctgaagctgctctgaAAGGACTCTACAGTCGGGTCAAAAAGGG ggCTGTCCTGGTTTGTGCCTGGGCAGAAAAAGGAGCGGATGCTTTGGGTCCTGACGGTTTGGTCGTTCATTCAGATGCTTTTCCTCCTGAAACTCTGGTTGATACTCTTGGAGCTGGAGACACTTTCAACGCTGCTGTCATCTATACACTGTCCAATG GTGGCAGTCTGGAGAACGCTCTGACCTTCGGCTGCAGAGTTGCTGGTAGGAAGTGTGGTTTCCACGGTTACGACAGTATCAGTGAACAGTTCACGGACGACTGA
- the khk gene encoding ketohexokinase isoform X3 — translation MDEHKKKKILCVGLVCLDIINVVDKYPEEDTDNRCLSQRWQRGGNASNSCTVLSLLGASSAFMGSLSAGPVADFIMADFLQRGVDVSAVVWQIEGQTPCACCVVCPSSGSRTVVLSDTNLPDVTAEDFSKADLHQFKWIHWEGRNAEEQVKMIQQVAMYNSTLPPQQRITVSVEIEKTREPLYQLIPYGDVVFVSKDVARHFGFLTAEAALKGLYSRVKKGAVLVCAWAEKGADALGPDGLVVHSDAFPPETLVDTLGAGDTFNAAVIYTLSNGGSLENALTFGCRVAGRKCGFHGYDSISEQFTDD, via the exons ATGGATgaacacaaaaagaagaagattcTGTGTGTGGGTTTGGTGTGTCTTGATATCATCAACGTGGTGGACAAATACCCAGAAGAAGACACTGACAACAG GTGTTTGTCACAGCGCTGGCAGCGAGGAGGAAATGCTTCTAACTCCTGCACTGTGCTGTCGCTGCTCGGAGCGTCCAGCGCCTTCATGGGCTCGCTGTCTGCTGGACCTGTAGCCGA tttcATCATGGCTGACTTTTTGCAGCGGGGGGTTGATGTGTCAGCAGTTGTTTGGCAGATAGAAGGTCAAACTCCATGTGCGTGTTGTGTGGTTTGTCCTTCCAGCGGTTCTCGAACCGTCGTTCTCTCCGACAC gaacCTTCCTGATGTTACAGCAGAGGATTTCTCCAAAGCTGACCTCCATCAGTTCAAGTGGATCCACTGGGAG GGCCGAAATGCTGAGGAACAGGTGAAGATGATCCAGCAGGTGGCGATGTATAACAGCACTTTACCACCTCAGCAGAGAATCACTGTCTCTGTGGAGATAGAGAAGACCAGAGAGCCGCTGTATCAGCTGATTCCTTACGGTGACGTG GTGTTTGTCAGTAAAGACGTCGCTCGTCACTTTGGTTTCCTGactgctgaagctgctctgaAAGGACTCTACAGTCGGGTCAAAAAGGG ggCTGTCCTGGTTTGTGCCTGGGCAGAAAAAGGAGCGGATGCTTTGGGTCCTGACGGTTTGGTCGTTCATTCAGATGCTTTTCCTCCTGAAACTCTGGTTGATACTCTTGGAGCTGGAGACACTTTCAACGCTGCTGTCATCTATACACTGTCCAATG GTGGCAGTCTGGAGAACGCTCTGACCTTCGGCTGCAGAGTTGCTGGTAGGAAGTGTGGTTTCCACGGTTACGACAGTATCAGTGAACAGTTCACGGACGACTGA